TTTCCTGTTTTCCGATCCGGAATTCCAGGTCTACCCGCATGAGGCCCACACCGCCGTCGCGCAGTTTTTTCTGACGACTTACAAAGACGCATGGGCAAGCTGCGAAGAAGAGTACGCCTTGCGGCACACGCCCCAGCATTTAATTGAGGCGCTTGGCCACCTGAATCAACCCGCGCAAAAATTGGCGCGCAAAAAGCCGGCGAAGGATCTGACTGAATTGCTGACGGATCTGGCCTACGTCCTCGCGCGGATCTCGAGCGAACGAGGATTAACCGGCTCGCTCGAGCAGGACTACCGGCAGGCCGTGCGCTTATTGACGACAGGTGATGGCCCAGGCCTGGTCCGCGATTTTGATGATGCATTGCGGCGCGAAAGTCATTTCGTGCGCGAGCGGCCTAACAATGCTTACGTTCAGCTGTTCAACCGGCTCTATCGCGGCCAGGACGGGGCGGTCGACAAACTTCTTGAAGGCTATGCACCCAAGCATGAAGGAGTTTGGCTCAGGCCGCTGCATGCCCTGCCAGTCGATCCGGCACTCCGTCGAACTTTTTACGCGAACCAACGCGAGTCCCACACTACCGGAAGCGTGAGCGTGACTCCCGACGGGCTCTTCGCGATTACGGGGGGGTGGGATGGCATGGTCCGTACGTGGGACCTTGAAGCCGGACAGATGATTCACAGTTGGAGACTGAGCATCGAACAACAGGAGTACCCTCTCAGTCCCGAGCAAGTGAAGATCTCACCGGACGGGAAGCAGGCCCTCACGCGATCTCGCGACAACATAGTTACCTTGTGGGATTCGACGACTGGTTTGGAACTTCGGACGCTTAACAATGCAGCCGACCCCTGGCATGCGGTCGTGATCACCGCAGATTGGCGCCACGCCCTGGCGCTCGCAGGTAAAGGCCTGGTCAAACTTATCGAATTGGCAACCGGTAAGGTAATGGGTTCGTGGTCCATAGAACCGGCACGGTTTGTAACTGTTTCTCAGGATAGTCGCACCATCGCTGTCGCTTCGGGCCACGGGAACGCCATGGTCTGGAGTGTGCCTGGCCCACTGGAAGGTCTATTCGATCAAAGCGCAGGTGACAGTAGCTCAGGTTTGCCGCCTGCAGACGTGCGGCGCGTCGGTCAAGCGGCCTCGTCGCGAACAAGACAGAGCGACTGGGATAACGGTTGGGATGTGAGAAGCATAGGCCTGTCTGAACATGGTGGTGTGCTGGCGCTGGCCTGCTATGACGGCATGCTACGCGTTTACGACACCGCCACAACAAAAGCTCTTTGGGAGAAGGCCGCCGACGATATGCTCCTGGATACCGTTGCGGTTTCAAAAGCAGAAAAACTGGTGATTTCGGGTGGAGGCGAAGGCATTGTACGTCTGTGGGATCTGGACACCGGAAACGAGCGCGCTGCGTTGCGCGGCCATACCGGGCACGTTCTCGAATTGGCATTAACCGCGGACGGTCAGCGCGTTGTCTCCGGCGGGGGCGAGGGTGCGCTGCGCGTGTGGGATGTGCGGTCGGGCCAATCACCTGATTTGCGCAAAGGCCACGAAGGCAAAGTAAAAGCATTGGCGATGTCGATCAGCGGTGACCGGGCAATCAGCGGCGCCGAAGACGGTTTCCTGCAATTATGGAACGTTGACACGGGCGAGGTGCTGCGGAAGTGGAAAGCTCATGACGAAGGCGTGAACGCCGTCCTGATCACGGGCTCAGATACGGCGATCAGTGGCGGCGGCGATACACAGCTTTGCTTCTGGAATACTCAAACCGGAGAAGCGCTAAAGAAAATAACGATCGCCGAAGACGCGACTATTGCTTCGCTCGCAGATGCCGGCGACGGCAAGGTGCTGGTGGGTTCCAGCGCCGGCGAGGTCTCACTGTGGCATCCGGACACGAAGCAACCGCTGGCTCTCATGAAAGACGATGCATCGAGTGTCGAAGGATTAGCTCTCTTACGCGACGCGCGCCAAATTGTTTCTAGTGGAGATGGCCATGTTCGTCTGTGGGACTTCGAATTTGAAAAATTCAGTCCTCGCCACCTCGGTGAGTGGGAGTCGATAGATCAAGCTGGAAACTTCCCCGCCACCAGCCCGTCATCGATTACCGGGATGGCAGTCGCGGCGGACGGTACCAAGGCGGCTATTTGCGATCTTGATGGCAGAATTTGGATTTATGATCTGAAGAAGGTGCAAATCTTTCCGCCTTTGGAAGGTCACGTCAATTATGTGGAGGGGTTGGCGATCTCTCCTGACGGGAAGCTGCTCCTTTCCGGAGGATGGGATGGAACGATGCGTTTGTGGGATCTGGATCAGCGAATCGAGGTGGGTTATTACGCGTGGCAGCTACCGATTGAGTCCTGTGCTTTTGGTTTTGACGGCCAGCAGTTACGAGCCGCGGCCGGCGACGCGCGCGGCAATATCCTCTTCTTTCGCGTCGAGCATTTCAAAATATAAATCAGCTACCCCGAAGTCACTGTGATTGTGCATCTTGCTCACTAGCTGAAAGGAAGTTATGCCCGAAAAAGAGACGCTTGAACGAGCTAAGAAAGATAAGCGCGAAGGAAAAGCGCCCAGCACACAGGCCGGCGAATTTGTTCGTGAAGAGATCGAGCACATTCGCGATGGCAAGCACGGCGCACGATCGGCAAAGCAGGCGATTGCGATTGGACTCTCAAAAGCCCGTCGCGCCGGCGTAGATCTTCCGCCGCCAAAGAAAGGGTCGAAGCGGATTAAAGAACAAGCGAAACGCGATCTGCGCAAAGGTAAGGGGGCAAAGAAGAAATCCACGAAGCGTTCGCGCGCCATGAGAGAAAAACTAAAGGACGAACCTCACAGCGCTGGTTCGAAACTCGCTCTGTCACGACAGGCTAAGAAAGCGGCGAAGAAACGTTCGGCGAAGGATCGTTCGCGCGCAGCTAAGAGGGCGGCGCGCACCCGGAAACGTAACAACTAGGTTGATGCTTTACCTCAAAGTTCCCTGGAGTTCGAATAAATCCTTCAGCCCGGAGGGCTGATAGATAGTAGCCGGTGGTCGCAGACCACCGGAACCGCGGACCCAGTGAGTTGCATCCTGAAAGGATGCAAGAATTCGAGGATTATCTGGCACCCCTCCAGGGTGCAACAAACGAACGCACCGATCCGGAGGTCTCCGCTTCGCTCCGACCTCCGGCTACTCTCTGTGAACCCTTCGGGTTGTGATACCAAGTGAAGGTGAGGCCTTAAGCACTTTGAGGCAACGCCATGGGACGGCTCCGGAAAGCGACCTACTCTACCAGTACGACAGCTTCACCTTTGACCACCGCTTCGCCGCGTTGATTAGTGCAAACTGTCTCCAGCGTCACGATTGGCTTGTCCGGGCGCACGGAGGTCACGGTTACGCGCGCCGTGATCGTATCGCCCGGAAAGACAGGCGCAACAAATTTCAGGGTCTGGCTGAGGTAGATGCTGCCCAAGCCCGGCAATTCGTTGCCGATAACGTTCGAGATAAAAGACGACGTCAGCATCCCGTGCGCGATGCAACCGTGAAAACGGGTTCCCTTCGCGTAGCTTTGATCGAGGTGAATCGAATTTCGATCACCTGAAAGCTCCGCAAACTTCTCGATGTCGTTCTGGGTGATCGTCTTTGTGACTGCGGCTGTATCGCCGATTTTGCACTTCATGGGTTTGTCTCGAACGCTAGAGTTCGATCTGGCGCAATGAGATCACTGGCTCGAGTTCAAGAAGCTTACCGGTCGTGGGCTCATCCAGCGCCCCGTCCACTTGAATGATTGCCATCGCTTCCCCGCCCCGTTCACGCCGGCCGAGATGAAATGCGCTGATGTTGATGCCCGCGTCGCCGAGCACGCTGCCAACTCGCCCGATAACGCCGGGCACGTCGCGATTGTGCATCACCAGCATGTGGCCGCGGGGAATAGCCTCGATCCGAAAGCCGTTGATTCTGGTGAGACGGCCTTCGCGGTAACCTTCAGCGGTGTTGAAAACCGAGCCGGACGCGGTTTGCTCGCCGGTTGCCGTGA
The nucleotide sequence above comes from Pyrinomonadaceae bacterium. Encoded proteins:
- a CDS encoding WD40 repeat domain-containing protein, translated to MNNLTEFIADRTKDFTGRQWIFAKLNDWLAQPGSPFFRIEGGPGTGKSALAARLVQMSDGLVPPAYQNLGPNILAFYHFCRTPGRSISPQFFVEDLSRGLAKRYAAFTKELLKVGDTNVNISVVQNLGAVDKATGVEIAELHVSNLSSRAAFDSIVRGPLEGMYTGGFKEQIVILIDGLDESLSYDAENTIVALLGQATDLPSQVRFVLTSRPDERITAALGEPDLDLIKNAPDNETDVYDYALKRLSLLPKDRQEALADRLSKAGKGNFLYVRYVLDDLPKDLSSEIDLSKLPLPKDLSGIYREFIRRELGKNKGAWSERYRPVLGAVAVARGDGLTRSQLAGVTGIAESHAADVLEASMQYLSGPQPEGPFRIYHQSFRDFLFSDPEFQVYPHEAHTAVAQFFLTTYKDAWASCEEEYALRHTPQHLIEALGHLNQPAQKLARKKPAKDLTELLTDLAYVLARISSERGLTGSLEQDYRQAVRLLTTGDGPGLVRDFDDALRRESHFVRERPNNAYVQLFNRLYRGQDGAVDKLLEGYAPKHEGVWLRPLHALPVDPALRRTFYANQRESHTTGSVSVTPDGLFAITGGWDGMVRTWDLEAGQMIHSWRLSIEQQEYPLSPEQVKISPDGKQALTRSRDNIVTLWDSTTGLELRTLNNAADPWHAVVITADWRHALALAGKGLVKLIELATGKVMGSWSIEPARFVTVSQDSRTIAVASGHGNAMVWSVPGPLEGLFDQSAGDSSSGLPPADVRRVGQAASSRTRQSDWDNGWDVRSIGLSEHGGVLALACYDGMLRVYDTATTKALWEKAADDMLLDTVAVSKAEKLVISGGGEGIVRLWDLDTGNERAALRGHTGHVLELALTADGQRVVSGGGEGALRVWDVRSGQSPDLRKGHEGKVKALAMSISGDRAISGAEDGFLQLWNVDTGEVLRKWKAHDEGVNAVLITGSDTAISGGGDTQLCFWNTQTGEALKKITIAEDATIASLADAGDGKVLVGSSAGEVSLWHPDTKQPLALMKDDASSVEGLALLRDARQIVSSGDGHVRLWDFEFEKFSPRHLGEWESIDQAGNFPATSPSSITGMAVAADGTKAAICDLDGRIWIYDLKKVQIFPPLEGHVNYVEGLAISPDGKLLLSGGWDGTMRLWDLDQRIEVGYYAWQLPIESCAFGFDGQQLRAAAGDARGNILFFRVEHFKI
- a CDS encoding DUF6496 domain-containing protein gives rise to the protein MPEKETLERAKKDKREGKAPSTQAGEFVREEIEHIRDGKHGARSAKQAIAIGLSKARRAGVDLPPPKKGSKRIKEQAKRDLRKGKGAKKKSTKRSRAMREKLKDEPHSAGSKLALSRQAKKAAKKRSAKDRSRAAKRAARTRKRNN
- a CDS encoding MaoC family dehydratase, with amino-acid sequence MKCKIGDTAAVTKTITQNDIEKFAELSGDRNSIHLDQSYAKGTRFHGCIAHGMLTSSFISNVIGNELPGLGSIYLSQTLKFVAPVFPGDTITARVTVTSVRPDKPIVTLETVCTNQRGEAVVKGEAVVLVE